Proteins from a genomic interval of Streptomyces sp. Tu6071:
- a CDS encoding Rv3235 family protein yields the protein MPTTESDESPRVPAQRRRRRGATRGPSGPAGRAPAGRRRGPVRPGPPQDEWARRLLAALTGHRTPQDLWGLATGTALHHLTTAAPPYRTATPVLRTTRATQVGPGILEASATLEADGRVHAIAFRLEDRGDGVWRCTALELAP from the coding sequence ATGCCCACGACCGAGAGTGACGAATCCCCGCGCGTCCCCGCCCAGCGCCGCCGTCGGCGCGGAGCCACCCGCGGCCCCTCGGGCCCGGCGGGCCGCGCCCCGGCCGGCCGCCGCCGCGGGCCGGTCCGTCCCGGACCGCCGCAGGACGAGTGGGCCCGCCGCCTCCTGGCCGCCCTCACCGGCCACCGCACCCCGCAGGACCTCTGGGGCCTCGCCACCGGCACGGCCCTCCACCACCTGACCACCGCGGCCCCGCCCTACCGCACCGCGACCCCGGTCCTGCGCACCACCCGGGCCACCCAGGTCGGCCCGGGAATCCTGGAGGCGAGCGCGACCCTGGAGGCGGACGGCCGCGTCCACGCGATCGCCTTCCGGCTGGAGGACCGGGGCGACGGCGTCTGGAGATGCACGGCGCTGGAACTGGCGCCGTAG